The following proteins are encoded in a genomic region of Natrinema sp. DC36:
- a CDS encoding ubiquitin-like small modifier protein 2 — MHVTVDVKGEDTYELELEAVTGAADADADAAGGPDATPTYADLLRAIDLSPHEVSVLVDGRPVPEDQPVESAHVTVLRLIKGG, encoded by the coding sequence ATGCACGTCACCGTCGACGTCAAGGGCGAGGACACCTACGAACTCGAACTCGAGGCGGTGACAGGAGCTGCGGATGCCGACGCTGACGCCGCTGGTGGTCCCGACGCGACGCCGACCTACGCGGACCTGCTCCGCGCGATCGACCTGAGTCCCCACGAGGTGAGCGTCCTCGTCGACGGTCGCCCGGTCCCCGAGGATCAACCGGTCGAGAGCGCCCACGTGACGGTGTTACGGCTCATTAAGGGCGGGTAA